One segment of Fibrobacter sp. UBA4297 DNA contains the following:
- a CDS encoding ATP-binding protein, with protein sequence MLFKRKVYDKLLEWKKSYSGRYACLLEGARRVGKSTIAEEFAKNEYDSYIVVNFANITEEMLDVFKDIAKLDVFFLRLQAESGISLKERKSVIIFDEIQLQPKVRQAIKFLVKDGRYDYIETGSLISIKKNVQGIVIPSEEHRISVYPMDYEEFMWAIGKDPNTIREIYKANTAIGNSTNRSLMRDFRLYMAVGGMPQAVEAYIQKENFEYIDNVKRKILNLYFEDLKKIDPTGRLSNIYKAIPSQLALKKKHFVLSSAIGKRQTAKDESRFFELLDSKTVLCCYHVSNPDSALAQTKDLERFKLYASDTGLFISLMFDDSKQANEIYAKLLSDKLDADLGYLYENVAAQIITASGKELYYHTWLKENSSHHFEIDFLLSKGNKIIPLEIKSSATRNHESIENFVNKYSKKIYKEYLFSQKDVAHVGQLLLKPLYLLPFMLEEF encoded by the coding sequence GTGTTGTTCAAACGTAAGGTTTACGATAAGTTGCTGGAATGGAAAAAGTCTTATTCGGGACGGTACGCTTGCTTGTTGGAAGGAGCCCGTCGTGTGGGAAAAAGTACCATTGCTGAGGAATTTGCGAAAAATGAGTATGACTCCTATATTGTAGTGAATTTTGCAAATATAACGGAGGAAATGCTTGATGTTTTCAAAGATATAGCGAAGTTGGATGTTTTTTTCTTGCGACTTCAGGCTGAATCGGGAATATCCCTCAAGGAACGAAAATCTGTCATTATTTTTGATGAAATCCAGCTGCAACCCAAAGTTCGGCAGGCTATCAAGTTCTTGGTAAAGGATGGTCGTTACGATTATATTGAAACTGGATCACTCATTTCTATAAAGAAAAATGTTCAAGGGATTGTAATCCCCTCAGAAGAACATCGGATAAGTGTGTATCCCATGGATTATGAGGAATTCATGTGGGCTATAGGGAAGGACCCGAATACCATCCGAGAGATTTATAAGGCGAATACGGCTATTGGAAACTCAACAAACAGAAGTTTAATGCGAGATTTTAGGCTTTATATGGCTGTAGGCGGTATGCCCCAGGCCGTAGAAGCGTATATTCAAAAAGAAAATTTTGAATATATCGATAATGTAAAAAGAAAAATATTAAATCTGTATTTTGAGGATTTGAAAAAAATTGATCCGACAGGTCGATTGTCTAATATTTATAAGGCAATTCCTAGCCAATTAGCCTTAAAAAAGAAACATTTTGTCCTATCTTCTGCGATTGGAAAACGGCAAACCGCAAAAGATGAAAGTCGTTTCTTTGAATTATTGGATTCAAAGACTGTTCTTTGTTGTTATCATGTTTCTAATCCCGATTCGGCCCTTGCTCAGACAAAAGACTTGGAGCGATTTAAGCTGTACGCGTCTGATACCGGGTTGTTTATTTCTTTGATGTTCGACGATTCGAAACAAGCTAATGAAATATATGCAAAACTCTTAAGCGACAAATTGGATGCTGATCTTGGTTATCTGTATGAAAATGTTGCAGCCCAAATTATTACCGCTAGTGGCAAAGAACTTTATTACCATACCTGGTTGAAAGAAAACAGTTCCCATCATTTTGAAATAGATTTTTTGCTTTCTAAAGGAAACAAAATTATTCCTCTGGAAATTAAGTCTTCTGCTACACGAAACCACGAATCTATTGAAAACTTTGTAAACAAATATTCTAAAAAAATATACAAGGAATATCTGTTTTCTCAAAAGGATGTTGCTCATGTGGGACAATTGCTGTTAAAACCGCTGTATTTGCTGCCTTTTATGTTGGAAGAATTTTAG
- a CDS encoding GGDEF domain-containing protein: MNIVKYIFWLVAFLMGVIAAYVVPEETMSIGAKFIFVGAWGAVLGFVFYTVCSRQIEAIENDFNEVLNKPQPKDTQFVSVRLQEEKKNPLPPGAIPAAEALKQQPVPASIKKLDAAALKVGFPLEAWNGFKLGILRNRPFTEVIDAMQKLLPELFPEASGVLYMYGGVQTELSQIFRFGPNVISDETVLPAECASFNTGDIVVTDYSSPEVPSGCTHLHHRPKGIAICAPIEGLEEHFGILTLQVDKLPETETKEYWQAKVSIVATAFGLYVANQDLSIRFEQHSIRDVLTGLFNKRYMEESLSREITAAVRHKSPIGIVMLYPDAIPAVQNAQGRHAVEQLFWELGQRLPSYIRGEDIPCRYSDDVFCVIMPGADLNITRNRAERIRNEISQLQIAYGEGILATTLSMGVAVMPTHANDAGSLIYTAEASLQMAMQAGGNRVVVANSVMK; the protein is encoded by the coding sequence ATGAATATCGTTAAATATATCTTTTGGTTGGTCGCCTTTTTGATGGGCGTTATTGCTGCATATGTAGTCCCCGAAGAAACCATGTCCATCGGGGCGAAGTTCATATTTGTCGGAGCTTGGGGCGCAGTACTCGGCTTCGTTTTTTATACCGTCTGCAGTCGGCAGATTGAAGCCATCGAAAACGATTTTAACGAGGTGCTGAACAAGCCGCAGCCCAAGGACACACAGTTCGTGTCGGTTCGCCTCCAAGAAGAAAAGAAGAACCCGCTCCCGCCGGGTGCAATCCCCGCCGCCGAAGCCCTCAAGCAGCAGCCCGTGCCCGCTTCCATCAAGAAACTCGATGCAGCCGCCCTCAAGGTCGGGTTCCCGCTCGAAGCCTGGAACGGCTTTAAGCTCGGAATTCTCCGCAACCGTCCGTTTACCGAAGTCATCGACGCCATGCAAAAGCTCTTGCCGGAACTCTTCCCCGAAGCTTCTGGCGTACTTTATATGTACGGCGGCGTGCAGACTGAACTCTCTCAGATTTTCCGCTTTGGCCCGAACGTCATCAGCGACGAAACCGTGCTCCCGGCTGAATGCGCAAGCTTCAATACCGGCGACATCGTCGTGACCGACTACAGCTCGCCCGAAGTCCCTAGCGGTTGTACGCACTTGCACCACCGCCCGAAGGGCATCGCCATTTGCGCTCCGATCGAAGGCCTTGAAGAACACTTCGGCATCCTGACCCTCCAGGTCGATAAGCTTCCGGAAACAGAAACCAAGGAATACTGGCAGGCCAAGGTGAGCATTGTCGCTACCGCGTTTGGACTTTACGTGGCGAACCAGGACCTCAGCATACGCTTTGAACAGCACAGCATCCGCGACGTGCTGACCGGTCTTTTTAACAAACGTTATATGGAAGAATCGCTCAGCCGTGAAATCACCGCTGCCGTGCGCCACAAGTCGCCCATTGGCATTGTGATGCTTTACCCCGATGCTATCCCTGCCGTGCAGAACGCTCAAGGCCGCCATGCCGTGGAACAGCTCTTCTGGGAACTTGGACAGCGCTTGCCGAGCTACATCCGTGGCGAAGACATCCCGTGCCGCTACTCCGACGACGTGTTCTGCGTGATTATGCCGGGCGCTGACCTCAACATCACGAGAAACCGTGCCGAACGTATCCGCAACGAAATCTCGCAGCTCCAGATTGCATACGGCGAAGGGATCCTCGCGACCACGCTCAGCATGGGTGTTGCCGTGATGCCGACCCACGCAAATGATGCCGGCTCGCTCATCTACACCGCAGAAGCCTCCCTCCAGATGGCAATGCAGGCCGGTGGCAACCGCGTCGTCGTTGCAAACTCTGTGATGAAGTAA
- a CDS encoding DUF3990 domain-containing protein, which translates to MILYHGTNSDFSEIDLKKTKPYKDFGRGFYVTDIQRQAYELAKNRSRIFGGNPVVQEYEFDESIFQSNQLRLLRFEKVCVEWAEFIYKNRSSSAKFTHNYDIVVGPIADDGVAYLLNMYEDGLRTLEELAKELEYKDLNSQYCFLTEKAVSLLRRVK; encoded by the coding sequence ATGATTCTTTATCATGGGACAAATAGCGATTTTTCTGAAATAGATTTGAAGAAAACAAAGCCTTATAAGGACTTTGGAAGAGGCTTTTATGTGACTGATATCCAACGTCAAGCGTATGAGTTGGCTAAAAATCGTAGTCGTATTTTTGGAGGAAATCCTGTTGTCCAAGAATATGAATTTGATGAAAGTATTTTTCAATCAAATCAATTGAGATTATTACGATTTGAAAAAGTGTGTGTTGAATGGGCTGAATTTATTTATAAAAATAGAAGTAGTTCTGCTAAGTTTACTCATAACTATGATATTGTTGTAGGTCCGATTGCTGATGATGGAGTCGCTTATTTGCTGAATATGTATGAAGACGGCCTACGTACGTTAGAAGAGTTGGCTAAGGAACTTGAGTATAAAGACTTGAATAGTCAATATTGCTTTTTAACAGAAAAGGCTGTTTCTCTTTTGCGGAGGGTTAAGTAA
- a CDS encoding DUF3791 domain-containing protein, producing the protein MADKYKIPYVNMCIRLFAKRFRLSLQAAASYLCDFKGVRFLDECYSSEHLLPVEDALNDLVVVCKNNGGTIG; encoded by the coding sequence ATGGCTGACAAATACAAAATCCCATATGTGAATATGTGCATCCGGCTTTTTGCGAAGCGTTTTCGATTGTCGCTTCAGGCTGCAGCAAGTTATTTATGTGATTTCAAAGGCGTTCGTTTTCTCGATGAATGCTATTCTTCGGAACACCTTCTTCCTGTAGAAGATGCATTGAATGACTTGGTTGTTGTTTGCAAAAATAATGGGGGCACAATTGGATGA
- a CDS encoding TIGR03960 family B12-binding radical SAM protein, translating to MTILEKIALALPAVESPARYMGGEANSVIKDHSKMLARMAFVFPDTYEIGMSNNGLRILYHVLNREPDLLCEVAFAPWDDMAAEMKKYDIPLYTHASYTAVKDYEVVGLTLQTELNFTNVPYVLELAGIPAWQKDRAESDPIVVSGGPSMGNPEPVADFFDAFMIGDGEKLIVKFVRCVGEGRKAGLKRAQILENLSKIDGVYVPSLMKVVKNEYGVIVPAEPAKGSYEKTNGVRRQFIPVLDPKDYPIKNLIANMQLVHNRFSVEVMRGCAQGCRFCQAGIWYRPCRELNPDDVLDIAKAGIQATGERELGLLSLSTADYKPVEALTDSIIDDPFYDNVDVSLPSIRVNSFGQSLAEKVAALKGGRSATFAPETGSERIRKMINKTISDQDMYDAAEHAFSSGFNKIKLYTMIGFPTENLDDMQAFCELIFNLVKIGRKYNRGIQIAVSIGILIPKSFTGLQWAPFMDKETALGHIRYVREKFFKHPNVKINWAAWETSFLEAVYSRGDRSLGPVIYAAYKKGIIFESDSYRFDFNKWLEVWQECGYDTSWVYRERDKDEVFPWDFIHAGTTKQYLRREWEKAFDPNSAPVPNCKWGDCQACGIPGFGKEIVLADDPVRHKAPSRTPEEIKKLVAERRPSQKVSYSYKITFKKTGISRFLPHHNMLSFFERTFICAGIPIKFSEGFSPKPRIVNMGALPLGLETYCEVISVDLLQKLDLSAEGKPAIIAKLSAPFPRGMEIVDIEPLKEKLSKHFPKAMVYRHTPESIPADLMQKFEQKQLPIVTNHRGQQMDLNEQVLGIDIQNGTMVVRVKCNNQGTTPSPFVIFAGLLGIEIDPAKLDEVSRRFLVAKIAIEW from the coding sequence ATGACAATCCTTGAGAAAATCGCACTTGCACTCCCCGCAGTAGAATCCCCCGCCCGTTACATGGGTGGCGAAGCGAACAGCGTCATCAAAGACCACAGCAAAATGCTTGCACGCATGGCGTTTGTGTTCCCAGACACTTACGAAATCGGCATGAGCAACAACGGGCTCAGAATTTTGTACCATGTGCTGAACCGCGAACCGGATTTGCTTTGCGAAGTGGCTTTTGCGCCGTGGGACGACATGGCCGCCGAGATGAAGAAGTACGATATTCCGCTTTATACGCACGCAAGCTATACGGCGGTCAAGGATTACGAAGTCGTGGGGCTTACGCTCCAGACCGAACTAAACTTTACAAACGTGCCGTACGTGCTTGAACTCGCTGGGATTCCGGCATGGCAAAAAGACCGTGCCGAAAGCGACCCGATTGTCGTTTCGGGCGGACCCTCGATGGGGAACCCGGAGCCGGTCGCGGATTTCTTTGACGCGTTCATGATTGGCGATGGCGAAAAGCTGATTGTCAAATTTGTGCGTTGCGTTGGCGAAGGACGCAAGGCGGGCCTCAAGCGCGCCCAGATTTTGGAAAATTTGTCTAAAATTGATGGCGTTTACGTACCGAGCTTGATGAAGGTTGTCAAGAACGAATACGGCGTGATTGTCCCGGCAGAACCCGCAAAGGGCTCTTACGAAAAAACGAACGGTGTACGTCGCCAGTTCATCCCGGTTTTGGACCCAAAAGACTACCCCATCAAGAACTTGATTGCAAACATGCAACTTGTTCACAATCGTTTTAGCGTGGAAGTGATGCGTGGTTGTGCGCAGGGTTGCCGTTTCTGCCAGGCGGGCATTTGGTACAGGCCGTGCCGCGAGCTCAATCCGGACGATGTCTTGGACATTGCAAAGGCGGGCATTCAGGCGACTGGCGAACGCGAACTCGGTCTTTTGTCACTTTCGACCGCTGACTACAAGCCGGTCGAAGCGCTCACGGATTCCATTATCGATGACCCTTTTTACGATAACGTAGATGTAAGCCTCCCGAGTATCCGCGTCAATAGTTTCGGACAAAGTCTCGCCGAAAAGGTTGCAGCGCTCAAAGGCGGTCGTAGCGCCACGTTCGCACCGGAAACAGGTTCTGAACGCATCCGCAAAATGATCAACAAGACCATCAGCGACCAGGACATGTACGACGCCGCCGAACACGCTTTCTCTAGCGGGTTCAACAAGATTAAGCTTTACACGATGATTGGCTTTCCGACCGAGAACCTGGATGACATGCAGGCGTTCTGCGAGCTCATCTTCAATCTCGTGAAAATCGGGCGCAAGTATAACCGCGGCATTCAAATTGCGGTGAGTATCGGCATTCTCATCCCGAAGTCGTTTACTGGCCTGCAATGGGCTCCGTTTATGGACAAAGAAACAGCACTCGGGCACATCCGCTACGTGCGCGAAAAGTTCTTCAAGCATCCGAACGTGAAAATCAACTGGGCGGCCTGGGAAACAAGTTTCTTGGAAGCAGTCTACAGCCGAGGCGACCGCAGCCTCGGTCCAGTCATTTACGCCGCCTACAAGAAGGGCATCATCTTCGAAAGCGACAGCTATCGTTTTGACTTTAACAAATGGCTCGAAGTCTGGCAAGAATGCGGCTACGACACAAGCTGGGTCTACCGCGAACGCGACAAGGACGAAGTCTTCCCGTGGGACTTTATTCACGCAGGCACGACAAAGCAATACTTGCGCCGCGAATGGGAAAAGGCGTTCGACCCGAATTCCGCACCCGTGCCGAACTGCAAATGGGGTGATTGCCAAGCTTGCGGTATCCCGGGATTCGGCAAAGAAATCGTCCTCGCCGACGACCCTGTGCGCCACAAGGCGCCGAGCCGTACCCCTGAAGAAATCAAGAAGCTCGTGGCAGAACGCCGCCCGAGCCAGAAGGTGAGCTACAGTTACAAGATTACGTTCAAGAAGACTGGCATCAGCCGATTCCTGCCGCACCACAACATGCTCAGTTTCTTCGAACGCACGTTCATTTGCGCAGGCATCCCGATCAAGTTCAGCGAAGGCTTCAGCCCGAAGCCCCGCATTGTGAACATGGGGGCCTTGCCGCTTGGACTTGAAACTTACTGCGAAGTCATCAGCGTTGATTTATTGCAAAAGCTCGACCTCTCCGCCGAAGGTAAACCCGCCATTATTGCAAAGCTCAGCGCTCCGTTCCCGCGCGGCATGGAAATCGTGGACATCGAGCCCTTGAAGGAAAAGCTCTCGAAGCATTTCCCGAAGGCGATGGTCTACCGCCACACGCCCGAAAGCATCCCCGCCGACCTTATGCAAAAGTTCGAACAAAAGCAATTGCCAATTGTCACGAACCACCGCGGTCAGCAGATGGACTTGAACGAGCAGGTTCTTGGAATTGATATTCAAAACGGAACAATGGTTGTGCGCGTCAAGTGCAACAACCAGGGGACAACCCCCAGTCCGTTTGTCATTTTTGCAGGGTTGCTTGGCATTGAGATTGACCCGGCCAAGCTCGATGAAGTCTCCCGCCGCTTCCTCGTCGCAAAGATTGCAATCGAGTGGTAA
- a CDS encoding TIGR00730 family Rossman fold protein: MAPKKVRTIPGQMAYHNAEFMESDAARPIRFLSEFFQPAQVFAQEDIKNSIVFFGSARTLPPDEIKKRRKGCKDKKELARLDRLSKVADSYNAARELAAKLGKWINKRHHGYAIMTGGGPGIMEAGNRGASDVGTPSVGLNIKLPFEQHCNPYIDDELNLQFRYFFVRKYWFLRMARALVIFPGGFGTLDEAFEMLTLIQTDKYAQQMPVVIFDSNFWKKALNWEFFAETGMINPEDLKLFKFCDTVDEAYDFITSKLEEQSEEKVTFARSHAENEEKKK, translated from the coding sequence ATGGCACCGAAAAAAGTACGCACGATTCCAGGGCAGATGGCATACCACAACGCCGAATTTATGGAAAGCGATGCCGCACGCCCCATTCGATTCCTTTCTGAATTTTTCCAGCCTGCACAAGTTTTTGCACAAGAAGATATCAAGAATTCTATCGTGTTCTTTGGTTCGGCACGTACACTCCCGCCCGACGAAATCAAAAAACGCCGCAAGGGCTGCAAGGATAAAAAGGAACTTGCAAGGCTTGACCGACTCTCCAAAGTCGCGGATTCTTACAATGCAGCTCGTGAACTCGCTGCCAAGCTCGGCAAGTGGATAAACAAGCGCCACCACGGCTACGCCATCATGACGGGCGGTGGTCCGGGCATTATGGAAGCCGGCAACCGCGGTGCATCTGACGTGGGTACGCCTTCTGTCGGTTTGAACATCAAGTTGCCTTTCGAACAACATTGCAATCCGTACATCGATGACGAACTGAACTTGCAGTTCCGTTATTTCTTTGTCCGTAAATACTGGTTCCTGCGCATGGCTCGTGCGCTCGTTATTTTCCCTGGTGGATTCGGCACGCTCGACGAAGCCTTCGAAATGCTCACGCTTATCCAGACCGATAAGTATGCGCAGCAGATGCCGGTCGTGATTTTTGATTCGAACTTCTGGAAGAAGGCTCTGAACTGGGAATTTTTCGCCGAAACGGGCATGATCAATCCCGAAGACCTCAAGCTCTTCAAGTTCTGCGACACCGTCGATGAGGCTTACGACTTCATCACGTCCAAGCTCGAAGAACAAAGCGAAGAAAAGGTCACGTTCGCGCGCTCCCACGCCGAAAACGAAGAGAAGAAGAAGTAA
- a CDS encoding protein kinase domain-containing protein, whose product MAETMDRVSRNLALRPNYTMAEYQRWFDHNPDFKHNGNAERIELIEPLSLVGTNQLYRAKLWIEHPRDEKRYDEKEIVVKICKYWAPPGKNRLHRLNMLLSAFQDEIRINNLIRATNIEGVVQSFGGGIAGRHPYLKLEFIKGCSLDRVIKPKLTDEELLQRVAQIAYLANTISQLHYYQIVHKDIKPKNLLLCQNPAHKNNHKILLCDFGYAQAKMRETVTEGGGLSSPSYSAPELAQSSENITYAVDYFSFGAVMHEYLTGVKLYPKAKEIYTEEGRLITKRYMDYIENGRENVFNDERFPEIHDWIDALTTFDVNERMKKSPNLFALAHKLREEVNAQGFRDVNTDFLWNQLNEYSKRTF is encoded by the coding sequence TTGGCAGAAACGATGGACAGGGTCTCGCGCAATTTGGCGCTCCGCCCGAACTACACCATGGCAGAATACCAGCGGTGGTTCGACCACAACCCTGACTTTAAGCACAACGGCAACGCAGAACGCATCGAGCTTATCGAGCCGCTTTCGCTCGTAGGCACAAACCAGCTTTACCGCGCAAAGCTCTGGATTGAACACCCGCGCGACGAAAAGCGCTATGACGAAAAAGAAATCGTCGTAAAAATCTGCAAGTACTGGGCGCCGCCCGGCAAGAACCGCCTGCACCGTTTGAACATGCTCCTGAGCGCGTTCCAAGATGAAATTCGCATCAATAACCTCATCCGCGCGACAAACATCGAAGGCGTGGTACAGTCTTTTGGCGGAGGCATCGCTGGTCGCCACCCTTACCTCAAGCTAGAGTTTATCAAGGGTTGCTCGCTTGATAGAGTCATCAAGCCAAAGCTCACTGACGAAGAACTTTTGCAGCGCGTGGCTCAAATCGCCTACCTTGCAAACACCATAAGCCAGCTCCATTACTACCAAATTGTACACAAGGATATCAAGCCCAAGAACTTGCTCCTTTGCCAGAATCCGGCGCACAAGAACAACCACAAGATTTTACTCTGCGACTTTGGTTACGCCCAGGCCAAGATGCGCGAAACCGTTACCGAAGGTGGCGGACTTTCATCGCCAAGTTACAGCGCCCCCGAACTTGCCCAGTCCAGCGAAAACATCACGTACGCCGTGGACTACTTTAGTTTCGGCGCAGTCATGCACGAATACCTCACCGGCGTAAAGCTTTACCCCAAGGCGAAGGAAATTTATACCGAGGAAGGGCGCCTGATAACCAAGCGCTACATGGATTACATCGAGAACGGCCGCGAAAACGTGTTTAACGATGAACGTTTCCCGGAAATTCACGACTGGATTGACGCCCTCACCACATTCGATGTGAACGAGCGCATGAAAAAGAGCCCAAACCTGTTCGCTCTCGCCCACAAGCTCCGCGAAGAGGTCAACGCCCAGGGATTCCGGGACGTAAATACCGATTTTCTGTGGAACCAGCTGAACGAGTACAGCAAACGCACGTTCTAG
- a CDS encoding mannose-1-phosphate guanylyltransferase/mannose-6-phosphate isomerase, with protein MINLILCGGSGTRLWPISRSLMPKQFARLFDGASLFQRTVKTNSRICGAQYIVSNAEQYFLAKDQLEEVGANDVRFLLEPVGRNTAPAIALACLGLDPDDIVLVSPSDHVIRKADAYEACLRKAEEFAKKGFMVTFGITPTGPETGYGYIEANGDDVKRFVEKPDLETAKKYVASGRFFWNSGIFCFKASTFLDELSTYSPDILTAAKIAFANAKKENKDALVRVNHEDMMNIPSNSIDYAVMEKSAKVKVVPSDIGWSDLGAFDSLYGEFDHDENGNNVNARHLAIGSKNSLVLGGQRQICTIDLDNMLIVDTPDALLVAPLASSQKVKQVVDELKARGSDLPKVPQTVNRPWGTYSVLESTDRYKMKRIVVRPGERLSLQKHLHRSEHWVVVSGTATCTVGDKVFYVRPNESTYIPSGTIHRLQNEGKLPLVIVEVQVGEYTGEDDIIRVQDDYKRS; from the coding sequence ATGATTAACTTGATTTTGTGTGGTGGCAGCGGTACGCGCCTTTGGCCGATTAGCCGCTCTCTCATGCCCAAACAGTTTGCCCGTCTTTTTGACGGTGCTTCCCTGTTCCAGCGTACGGTAAAGACAAATTCTCGCATTTGCGGTGCTCAGTACATTGTGAGCAATGCAGAACAGTATTTCTTGGCTAAAGACCAGCTCGAAGAAGTGGGCGCTAACGATGTTCGCTTCCTTTTGGAACCGGTAGGCCGCAATACGGCTCCGGCAATTGCTCTTGCTTGCCTTGGTCTTGATCCGGACGATATCGTTCTCGTGTCTCCGTCGGACCATGTGATCCGCAAGGCAGATGCTTACGAAGCATGCTTACGCAAGGCCGAAGAATTTGCAAAGAAAGGTTTCATGGTGACTTTCGGCATCACGCCGACAGGCCCGGAAACTGGTTACGGTTACATCGAAGCGAATGGCGACGATGTCAAGCGCTTTGTTGAAAAGCCGGATTTGGAAACAGCAAAGAAGTACGTTGCTTCTGGAAGGTTCTTTTGGAACAGCGGTATCTTTTGCTTCAAGGCTTCGACGTTCCTCGATGAACTTTCAACGTATTCTCCGGATATCTTGACCGCAGCAAAGATTGCCTTTGCAAACGCCAAAAAAGAAAACAAGGATGCTCTAGTCCGTGTCAATCACGAAGACATGATGAACATCCCGTCGAACTCCATCGACTACGCTGTGATGGAAAAGTCTGCCAAGGTGAAGGTCGTGCCGAGCGATATCGGCTGGTCTGACCTCGGTGCGTTTGATTCGCTTTATGGTGAATTCGACCACGACGAAAATGGCAATAACGTGAACGCCAGGCATTTGGCAATCGGTTCCAAGAATTCTCTTGTGCTCGGTGGTCAGCGTCAGATTTGCACGATTGACTTGGACAATATGCTCATTGTCGATACGCCGGATGCTCTCTTGGTCGCTCCTCTTGCGAGCAGCCAGAAGGTCAAGCAGGTCGTCGACGAGCTCAAGGCTCGCGGCTCCGACTTGCCGAAGGTCCCGCAGACGGTCAACCGTCCGTGGGGTACGTACTCCGTGCTCGAATCTACGGACCGCTACAAGATGAAGCGAATCGTTGTTCGTCCGGGCGAACGCCTCTCGTTGCAGAAACATTTGCACCGTTCGGAACACTGGGTCGTTGTGAGCGGAACTGCAACATGCACCGTTGGTGACAAGGTGTTCTACGTGCGCCCGAACGAATCGACCTACATTCCTTCTGGTACGATTCACCGCTTGCAGAACGAAGGCAAGCTCCCGCTCGTGATTGTTGAAGTCCAGGTCGGCGAATACACCGGCGAAGACGACATCATCCGCGTGCAGGACGACTACAAGCGCTCTTAA
- a CDS encoding polysaccharide biosynthesis/export family protein has protein sequence MNKIGIALCGVAGVILSGCFAAPQMRMDIPEDSTTYNGITFKLHSIEKGDMGEPIPVAENPHEGKLEDLIVDTLPQLEYRIGPLDQVQVVVWEHPELTSPMGQYQTAGQKVTTDGKLFYPYAGEIQAAGLTAQELRLEITKRLSDKILNDPQVDVRVTGYYSRKAFVTGAVANPGYVSFNENPVTIPDLVASVGGFDEAADPSLVQLRRGDKVYTIDYIRAFKENIPMDRILVKPGDQLFVPLRKDTERDRKVYVLGEVNRTGIVHMDNYITLAEALAAAGGVNAMNAAPSDIYVIRNTSREKIDIYQLDAKNAMALAMADRFELNPRDIVYVDASGIATWNRLLSLITPTMNAIYLGTNIVQNVQDINNTGWKTPSQKRASSTTSSNTSTSTNTANNATNATGK, from the coding sequence ATGAATAAAATTGGTATAGCTCTTTGTGGAGTTGCTGGCGTTATCTTGAGCGGTTGCTTTGCCGCTCCGCAGATGCGTATGGATATTCCCGAAGATTCCACAACTTATAATGGAATTACATTTAAATTGCATTCCATTGAAAAGGGCGACATGGGAGAACCTATTCCGGTGGCCGAAAATCCGCACGAAGGCAAGCTAGAAGACCTGATTGTGGATACCCTTCCCCAGCTGGAATACAGAATCGGACCTTTAGACCAGGTGCAGGTGGTCGTTTGGGAACATCCTGAACTCACGTCCCCGATGGGGCAGTACCAGACGGCAGGTCAGAAGGTGACGACCGATGGTAAGCTTTTCTACCCGTATGCCGGTGAAATCCAAGCTGCTGGCCTTACCGCCCAGGAACTTCGCCTCGAAATTACGAAACGTCTTTCCGACAAAATCCTTAATGACCCGCAAGTGGATGTCCGTGTGACGGGCTATTATAGTCGTAAGGCTTTTGTCACGGGAGCCGTGGCCAATCCGGGCTATGTGAGCTTCAATGAAAACCCGGTAACAATCCCTGATTTGGTTGCATCCGTGGGTGGCTTCGATGAAGCAGCTGATCCTTCGTTAGTCCAGCTCCGTCGTGGAGACAAAGTTTACACAATCGACTACATCCGTGCGTTCAAGGAAAATATTCCTATGGACCGCATCCTCGTGAAGCCGGGAGACCAGCTGTTTGTGCCGTTGCGTAAGGATACCGAACGCGATAGAAAGGTGTATGTCCTTGGTGAAGTGAACAGAACTGGCATTGTCCACATGGATAACTATATCACCTTGGCCGAAGCCCTTGCCGCAGCCGGTGGTGTGAATGCCATGAACGCCGCTCCGAGTGATATCTATGTTATCAGAAATACGTCTAGGGAAAAGATTGATATCTACCAGCTTGATGCAAAGAATGCCATGGCGCTTGCAATGGCTGACCGCTTTGAATTGAATCCGCGCGATATCGTTTACGTTGATGCTTCTGGCATTGCAACGTGGAACCGCCTTCTTAGCTTGATTACCCCGACCATGAACGCTATTTATCTTGGTACGAATATCGTTCAGAACGTCCAGGATATCAATAATACGGGTTGGAAGACTCCGTCCCAGAAGCGAGCTTCTTCGACAACTTCTTCTAACACTTCTACTTCTACGAATACGGCGAACAACGCTACAAATGCAACGGGTAAATAA